The following proteins are co-located in the Rippkaea orientalis PCC 8801 genome:
- a CDS encoding carbon-nitrogen hydrolase, whose protein sequence is MIKSLKVALVQHSNTNNLDNNFKKTIQGIQQAAAENAQLIVLQELHRSLYFCQTEDVSCFDLAETIPGSSTELLGQLAQELGVVIVASLFEKRATGLYHNTAVVLDKDGEIAGKYRKMHIPDDPGFYEKFYFTPGDLGFEPINTSIGRLGVMVCWDQWFPEGARLMAMKGAQMLIYPTAIGWDPRDSQDEKIRQRDAWMIAQRAHAVSNGIPVISCNRVGYEADPSSQSEGIVFWGNSFITGSQGEILAHASENQEEVLTGIVDLERSENVRRIWPYLRDRRIDHYQDLLKIYRD, encoded by the coding sequence ATGATTAAGTCCTTAAAAGTTGCCTTAGTTCAACATAGTAATACCAATAATTTAGATAATAACTTCAAAAAAACTATTCAAGGGATTCAACAAGCAGCCGCCGAAAATGCCCAATTAATTGTCTTACAAGAACTCCATAGAAGCCTTTATTTTTGTCAAACGGAAGATGTTTCTTGCTTTGATTTAGCCGAAACGATTCCAGGTTCTTCGACTGAACTATTAGGACAATTGGCGCAAGAATTAGGGGTAGTTATTGTCGCGTCTTTGTTTGAAAAACGGGCAACGGGTTTATATCACAATACCGCCGTTGTTTTGGATAAAGATGGTGAAATCGCTGGAAAATACCGTAAAATGCACATTCCTGATGATCCGGGGTTCTACGAAAAATTCTATTTTACCCCTGGTGATTTGGGATTTGAACCGATTAATACCTCTATCGGACGATTAGGGGTCATGGTGTGTTGGGATCAATGGTTTCCTGAAGGGGCACGCTTAATGGCGATGAAAGGGGCGCAAATGCTCATCTATCCAACGGCTATTGGTTGGGACCCAAGGGATAGTCAAGACGAGAAAATCAGACAACGGGATGCTTGGATGATCGCCCAACGTGCCCATGCGGTGTCTAATGGTATCCCCGTGATCAGTTGTAACCGTGTGGGATATGAAGCTGATCCAAGCAGTCAGAGTGAAGGGATTGTTTTTTGGGGTAATTCCTTTATTACAGGTTCTCAAGGCGAAATTTTAGCCCATGCAAGTGAGAATCAAGAAGAAGTGTTAACAGGTATAGTGGATCTCGAACGCTCCGAAAATGTACGCCGAATTTGGCCTTATTTACGCGATCGCCGTATTGATCATTATCAAGACTTGTTGAAAATTTATCGAGATTAA
- a CDS encoding agmatine deiminase family protein, which translates to MYFLPAEWYEQDGVMLTWPHRETDMEPFLEQVYPVYLNICQEITKRQKLLLVVHNLCLKSEVESLLYSHNIDVSQVIFVIAPTNDIWARDHGPITLTNSQEKLKVIDFIFNGWGNKYKSFFDNQINTQVITQVVNPEVKTESILFVLEGGAIESDGKGTLLTTKTCLLNPNRNPDFNQQQIEALLLEKLGMKTIIWLENGHLEGDDTDSHIDTLVRFAPNNTLVYVTCDDEKDSHYTEFQKLEAELKSLKTEEGKNYHLIPLPWPQPKYNDQGDRLPATYANYLIINGAVLVPTYRDKADEIALKQIQKAYPNHEMIGLDCLPLIYQFGSLHCISMQLPKGFLKG; encoded by the coding sequence GTGTATTTCCTTCCTGCTGAATGGTACGAACAAGATGGGGTTATGTTAACCTGGCCTCATCGCGAGACGGATATGGAACCCTTTCTTGAGCAAGTTTACCCTGTTTATCTGAACATTTGTCAAGAAATTACTAAACGTCAAAAGTTACTTTTAGTGGTTCATAATCTCTGTTTAAAATCTGAGGTAGAAAGTCTCTTATATTCTCATAATATAGATGTAAGTCAAGTAATTTTTGTGATTGCGCCGACTAATGATATTTGGGCGAGAGATCATGGACCTATTACCCTCACCAATTCACAAGAAAAACTAAAAGTAATCGATTTTATTTTTAATGGTTGGGGCAACAAATATAAAAGCTTTTTTGATAATCAAATTAACACTCAGGTTATTACTCAAGTGGTTAATCCTGAAGTTAAAACCGAATCTATTTTATTTGTTCTTGAAGGAGGGGCAATTGAATCAGATGGAAAAGGAACATTATTAACCACAAAAACTTGTTTACTAAATCCTAATCGGAATCCTGACTTCAATCAACAACAAATCGAAGCGTTACTTCTAGAAAAGTTAGGGATGAAAACTATTATTTGGCTAGAAAATGGACATTTAGAAGGAGATGATACGGACAGTCATATTGATACTTTAGTTCGTTTTGCACCTAATAATACCCTAGTGTATGTTACCTGTGATGATGAAAAAGACAGTCATTATACAGAGTTTCAAAAGCTAGAAGCTGAATTAAAAAGCCTGAAAACAGAAGAAGGCAAAAATTATCATTTAATTCCGCTTCCTTGGCCGCAACCTAAGTATAATGATCAAGGCGATAGACTCCCTGCTACCTACGCCAATTATTTAATTATTAACGGTGCTGTATTGGTTCCTACTTACCGAGATAAAGCGGATGAAATTGCCTTAAAACAAATTCAAAAAGCCTATCCTAATCATGAAATGATTGGTCTTGATTGTTTACCTTTAATTTATCAATTTGGTTCCTTACATTGTATTAGTATGCAACTTCCAAAAGGGTTTCTTAAAGGATAA
- the dnaK gene encoding molecular chaperone DnaK, whose translation MGKVVGIDLGTTNSVVAVMEGGKPVVIANSEGMRTTPSVVGFNKDGELVVGQMARRQAVLNPQNTFYGVKRFMGRQYAELKPESKQVPYTIRRDENDNIKIKCPRLKKEFAPEEISAMILRKLAEEAERYLGEPVTGAVITVPAYFNDSQRQATKDAGRIAGLEVHRILNEPTAASLAYGLDQQRSQKILVFDLGGGTFDVSVLEVGDGVLEVKATSGDTQLGGNDFDKRIVDWLADKFVEQEGVDLRKDRQALQRLTEAAEKAKIELSGVTVTDINLPFITATDDGPKHIETRLTRPEFEDLCGDLVSRLRRPIKRALNDARLTPVQIDEVVLVGGATRMPMIKALVRSFIDKEPNENVNPDEVVAVGAAIQSGILKGEVKDILLLDVTPLSLGLETIGGVTKKLIPRNTTIPVRRSDIFSTGENNQTLVEIHVVQGEREMANDNKSLGRFKLTGIPPAPRGIPQIQVAFDIDANGILQVMARDRTTGREQTITIQGASTLSQTEVNRMIQEAAQFAEGDRQRRERVEKRNRAKALTDQALRRLKEVTLDFGTQFTSSYRRQIESLNAEILDSLEKDDERRLDRAQADLEDVLYELNREVRLQYQEEEDEGFFESIRKTFTGDGEDDLPYTPRRTTTYRDDYRQEDYRTPRYDNTPRYDDRPDTRTSRYDDYDEYDDWGSNKSSRSPARRPTPESRDYPPPTSERYYGRDKSRRIPAENDWDEEDDDWF comes from the coding sequence ATGGGAAAAGTAGTCGGCATTGACCTGGGGACAACTAACTCCGTCGTAGCCGTCATGGAAGGCGGAAAGCCAGTCGTAATAGCCAATTCAGAAGGAATGCGGACAACCCCTTCCGTCGTCGGGTTTAATAAAGATGGAGAATTGGTCGTCGGACAAATGGCGCGACGACAAGCCGTTCTCAACCCGCAAAATACCTTTTATGGGGTCAAACGGTTCATGGGTCGCCAATATGCTGAACTCAAACCCGAATCAAAACAGGTTCCCTACACCATCCGGCGGGACGAAAACGATAACATCAAGATTAAGTGTCCTCGCCTCAAAAAAGAATTTGCCCCCGAAGAAATCTCGGCCATGATCCTGCGAAAATTGGCAGAAGAAGCCGAACGCTACCTCGGAGAACCCGTCACAGGCGCAGTCATTACCGTTCCCGCCTATTTTAACGACTCCCAACGCCAAGCCACCAAAGATGCCGGACGCATTGCCGGACTAGAAGTCCACCGCATCCTCAATGAACCCACCGCCGCCTCCTTAGCCTACGGGTTAGATCAACAGCGATCGCAAAAAATTCTCGTTTTTGACCTCGGAGGAGGAACCTTTGATGTCTCCGTCCTAGAAGTCGGCGATGGAGTCCTCGAAGTTAAAGCTACCAGTGGCGATACCCAGTTAGGCGGCAATGACTTCGATAAACGCATCGTAGACTGGTTAGCCGACAAATTTGTGGAACAGGAAGGGGTAGACCTACGAAAAGATAGACAAGCCCTCCAACGCCTCACCGAAGCCGCAGAAAAGGCAAAAATCGAACTCTCAGGAGTCACCGTCACCGACATCAACCTCCCCTTCATCACCGCCACCGATGATGGACCCAAACACATCGAAACCCGTCTGACTCGTCCTGAATTTGAAGACCTCTGTGGGGACTTGGTGAGTCGTCTGCGTCGTCCTATCAAACGCGCCCTCAATGATGCCCGTTTAACCCCCGTTCAAATTGATGAAGTCGTCCTAGTAGGAGGGGCTACCCGAATGCCCATGATCAAAGCATTGGTCAGGAGTTTCATCGATAAAGAACCCAACGAAAACGTTAACCCCGATGAAGTAGTCGCCGTCGGGGCAGCCATTCAATCAGGTATTTTGAAGGGAGAGGTCAAAGATATCTTACTCCTCGATGTCACTCCCCTCTCCTTGGGATTAGAAACCATCGGCGGTGTGACCAAAAAATTAATCCCCCGCAATACCACTATCCCCGTCAGACGGTCCGATATCTTCTCGACGGGGGAAAATAATCAAACCCTGGTGGAAATTCACGTCGTCCAGGGAGAACGGGAAATGGCCAACGATAATAAGTCCCTAGGACGCTTTAAATTAACGGGTATTCCCCCTGCCCCTAGGGGTATCCCCCAAATTCAAGTGGCCTTTGATATCGATGCCAATGGTATCTTACAGGTGATGGCACGCGATCGCACCACAGGACGGGAACAAACCATCACCATCCAAGGGGCTTCTACCCTCAGTCAAACCGAAGTCAACCGCATGATCCAAGAGGCTGCCCAATTTGCGGAAGGCGATCGCCAGCGACGGGAACGGGTGGAAAAACGCAACCGCGCCAAAGCCTTAACCGATCAAGCATTACGACGACTCAAGGAAGTCACCCTCGACTTTGGAACCCAGTTTACCAGTTCCTATCGCCGTCAAATTGAGTCCCTCAATGCCGAAATTCTCGATAGTTTAGAAAAAGACGACGAACGCCGTCTTGATCGCGCCCAAGCTGACCTAGAGGATGTCCTCTACGAACTTAACCGAGAAGTCCGTCTACAATATCAAGAAGAGGAAGACGAGGGCTTTTTTGAGTCCATTCGTAAGACCTTTACTGGAGATGGGGAAGACGATCTGCCCTATACCCCCCGTCGAACCACCACCTACCGCGATGACTATCGTCAGGAGGACTATCGTACCCCGCGCTACGATAATACCCCCCGCTATGACGATCGCCCAGACACCCGTACTTCTCGTTATGATGACTACGACGAGTATGATGATTGGGGATCGAATAAATCCTCCCGTTCTCCTGCGCGTCGTCCAACCCCAGAATCACGGGACTATCCCCCACCTACCTCAGAACGCTATTATGGCCGCGACAAGTCCCGTCGCATTCCGGCCGAAAATGACTGGGACGAAGAAGACGATGATTGGTTCTAA
- the proB gene encoding glutamate 5-kinase — MKQTIVIKIGTSSLTQPESGKLALSTIAALVETLTQLRQLGHRIILVSSGAVGVGCSRLNLKERPKKMAMKQAIAAVGQGRLIRVYDDLFNTLGQPIAQVLLTRRELIERSCYVNASNTFESLLELGVIPIVNENDTVAIEELKFGDNDTLSALVASLIHADWLFLLTDVDRLYSADPRLVPDAKPITLVNSDEFAQLQVKAGDRGSQWGTGGMATKLAAARIATGAGVRTVITHGGKPSNLLKILQGEAIGTQFEPQTRNDSARKRWIAYGLLPTGKLYLDSGAIRAICHQGKSLLAAGIIKVEGQFEASEAVQLCDETGQEMARGIVNYNSLEIDKIKGHHSDEISQILGYGGAETVVHRDNLSVNG, encoded by the coding sequence ATGAAACAAACCATTGTTATAAAAATTGGGACTTCAAGTTTAACCCAACCCGAAAGCGGAAAATTAGCCCTATCTACCATCGCTGCGTTAGTCGAAACCTTAACCCAATTACGACAATTGGGACATCGAATTATTCTAGTCTCTTCTGGGGCAGTTGGAGTCGGTTGTAGTCGTCTAAATTTGAAAGAACGTCCCAAAAAAATGGCGATGAAACAAGCGATCGCAGCCGTAGGACAAGGACGCTTAATAAGGGTTTATGACGACTTATTTAACACATTAGGACAACCCATTGCCCAAGTTTTATTAACCCGACGGGAATTAATCGAAAGAAGTTGTTATGTCAACGCCTCTAATACCTTTGAATCCTTGCTAGAATTAGGAGTAATTCCGATTGTTAATGAAAATGATACCGTTGCCATTGAAGAGTTAAAATTCGGCGATAATGATACCTTATCAGCCCTGGTAGCCAGTTTAATTCATGCCGACTGGTTATTTTTATTAACCGATGTTGATCGCCTCTATTCTGCCGATCCTCGGTTAGTTCCCGATGCTAAACCCATTACTCTCGTCAATAGTGACGAATTTGCCCAATTACAAGTCAAAGCAGGGGATCGGGGTTCTCAGTGGGGAACAGGGGGAATGGCTACAAAATTGGCTGCTGCGCGTATTGCAACGGGTGCAGGAGTGAGAACCGTCATTACCCATGGAGGAAAACCGAGTAATTTACTTAAAATTCTGCAAGGAGAGGCGATAGGAACCCAATTTGAACCCCAAACCCGTAATGATAGTGCCCGCAAACGGTGGATCGCCTACGGGTTATTACCCACTGGAAAACTCTATCTTGATTCTGGGGCAATTCGTGCCATTTGTCACCAAGGAAAATCCCTATTAGCAGCAGGAATTATCAAAGTTGAGGGACAATTTGAAGCATCAGAAGCGGTTCAATTATGTGATGAAACAGGTCAAGAAATGGCTAGGGGAATTGTTAATTATAATAGCTTAGAAATTGATAAAATTAAAGGACATCATTCTGATGAAATTAGTCAAATATTAGGCTATGGAGGAGCAGAAACCGTCGTCCATCGAGATAATTTATCGGTTAATGGATAG
- a CDS encoding J domain-containing protein: MQQVRNYYAILGVSREATNEEIKKSFRKLARQYHPDVNPGDKTAEDKFKDINEAYNTLSDETTRAEYDLRLFGKGKRRPGQGRGTIPRNGNGAKDYSQDYDFWRFKDYSPGTSKRAKVVNPSLAGRRDVEAKLTLPLEKAYRGGRERIRLEDGRSLEVEMPPAMSDGQKIRLKGQGLDGGDLYLKITIAVHPFFELQGTDIFCRIPVTPTEAILGEAVEVPTIDGLVKMTVPKGVRSGQRLRLANKGYPDSNGNRGDQLVEISIAIPVEISPEELELYQKIREKETFNPRKNLL, translated from the coding sequence ATGCAACAAGTCCGTAACTACTATGCCATTTTAGGGGTTTCCAGAGAGGCAACTAACGAGGAGATTAAAAAGTCTTTTCGGAAGTTGGCGCGACAGTACCATCCTGATGTTAATCCAGGAGACAAAACGGCAGAAGATAAGTTTAAGGATATTAATGAAGCCTATAATACCCTCTCCGATGAAACGACAAGGGCTGAGTACGATTTACGGCTATTTGGTAAGGGAAAACGCCGACCGGGTCAGGGTCGCGGGACAATTCCCCGTAATGGCAATGGGGCTAAAGATTATTCCCAAGACTACGATTTTTGGCGGTTTAAAGACTATAGTCCAGGGACGAGTAAACGGGCAAAAGTCGTCAATCCTTCCCTTGCAGGACGACGGGATGTTGAGGCAAAATTAACTTTACCTCTGGAGAAGGCCTATCGCGGAGGACGGGAACGTATTCGGTTAGAAGATGGGCGATCGCTAGAGGTAGAAATGCCTCCAGCAATGAGTGATGGCCAGAAAATTCGCCTCAAGGGTCAGGGACTCGATGGGGGGGATCTCTATTTGAAGATTACTATCGCGGTTCATCCTTTTTTTGAGTTGCAAGGTACGGATATTTTTTGCCGTATTCCAGTGACTCCCACTGAGGCTATTTTAGGGGAGGCTGTGGAGGTTCCGACCATTGATGGGTTGGTGAAAATGACCGTCCCTAAAGGAGTGCGATCGGGTCAACGTTTGCGGTTAGCTAATAAAGGTTACCCTGATAGTAATGGCAATCGTGGCGATCAATTAGTGGAAATTTCTATCGCTATTCCGGTAGAAATTAGTCCAGAGGAGTTAGAATTATATCAAAAAATTCGGGAAAAAGAAACCTTTAATCCGCGCAAAAATTTGCTTTAA